A segment of the Candidatus Hydrogenedentota bacterium genome:
CCCCGTCGTAGGCGCGCACCCGGTTCCGCAGCACCATCGCGCCGATGCGGCAGTCCACATGGTGCAGCGTCGCCACCGTCGAGGTGAAGTCCGCCGTCTCCGTGACCACCCCCACCACGCCCTGCGGGCCCACCACGCAGGTGGCCGGGCGCACGCCGTGGCGGCTGCCCCGGTCAATGCGCAGCATGCCCTTGTAGGTCTCCAGGATCGCGGCGGGCTCCAGCGTCAGGCGCGGCGTCTCGCGGAGGTAGCGGGCCATCTCGCGCAGCCGCGCGTTCTCCCGCTCCAGCATGGCCAGCCGCGCCGTGTCCAGCTTCAGCTTCGCCGTCTCCTCCCGGAGACGGGCGGCCTCCGCCAGCGCGCCCTGGTAGTCGGAAACGTAGCGGTAGGCGCTGCCCAGGCGGTCCGCCGCCGCCTTGCGGGCCTTCTGGAAGGGGTAGGCCGTCGTGGTGACCACGCGCATGACCCCGCGCCGCACGAGGGAGGATTCGGTGCCCCGGACGAGCGACACCGCGCACGCCAGCACCAGGGCCGCGAGCACGACCACCGGCCGGTGCTCGCTCAGTATGCGCCCAATGTTCAGCAACGGGGGGATTCTCCACGCGCCCGCGGGCCGGGGTCCGGCGCGGGCGCCTCAGGCGCGTCAGACTTCTTCGGGCTTGAAATGCTTCAGCTCCTCCAGGAACTTGCCGCCCCCCAGCACCACCGCCCCCAGCGGGTCCTCCGCCACCGTCACATGCAGGCCCGTCTCCTTGTGGATCAGCTCGTCCAGCCCGCGCAGCAGCGCGCCGCCGCCCGCCAGCACCACGCCCCGGTCCACGATGTCCGCCGACAGCTCCGGCGGCGTCCGCTCCAGCGTCACCCGCACCGCGTCCACGATCGCGCTCACCGGCTCCTGCAGCGCCTCGCGGATCTCCTCCGACGTGATGGTGATCACCTTGGGCAGCCCCATCACCTGGTCCCGGCCCTTCACCTGCATCTCCAGCTCCTCCTTCAGCGGGAACGCCGACCCGATGGCGATCTTGATGTCCTCCGCCGTCCGCTCGCCCACCATCATGTTGTAGGTGCGCTTCAGGTGCTGGATCACCGCCTGGTCCATCCCGTCGCCCGCCACGCGCACCGACTTCGCGAACACGATCCCGCCCAGCGAGATCACCGCCACCTCCGTCGTCCCGCCGCCGATGTCCACGATCATGCAGCCCTGCGGCTCCTGCACCGGAAGCCCCGCCCCGATCGCCGCCGCCATCGGCTCCTCGATGATGTACACCTTCTTCGCCCCCGCCTGCACCGCGCTCTCCACCACCGCGCGCCGCTCCACCGCCGTGATTCCCGAGGGCACGCTCACCGCCACCCGCGGCCACGCCAGCCGCCGGCGGTTGTGCACCTTGTGGATGAAGTAGCGGAGCATCACCTCCGTGATCTCGAAGTCCGCGATCACCCCGTCCTTCATCGGCCGGATCGCCACGATGTTCCCCGGCGTGCGGCCGATCATGTGCTTCGCCTCGTTCCCCACCGCACGCGGAAGCCCCGTGTCCTTGTTGATCGCCACCACCGACGGCTCGCTCAGCACGATGCCCTGGCCCTTCACATACACCAGCGTGTTCGCCGTGCCCAGGTCAATGGCCATGTCATGCGAAAACAGGCCCGGGAGATAACGGAGTATTCCAAACACAATGCGCCCTTTCAGCAAAACGCGCCGCCGCCGCAGGCGCGGCCGCGCCGAGTGCAAATCTAAATCATGGAAAGTAAAGGACTTAACGGGTCCCCGCCGGAGGGCCGATTATACCAGAAAACAGGGGGAAATCCAAACCTCCGCCCCACCGCGCCCCGCGCCGCCCAAACCCGCCGAAACCACGGCAAGGCAACGGCCCGCACCCCCCGCCCGGATGACACCCGCCCCCGTCCGTCACCCCCCGGGCGAAGAGGGCGCGGCAAGCAGCGCCCCTACGTGCGCATGCCCAGGGCGCGAGCATGTAAGGGGCGCCGCTACCTGCCCATGCCTGGGGCATGCGCGAAAACACCGGAATCACCGCCCGTAGGGGCGCCGCTTGCCGCGCCCTCTTCGCAGACATGGTGACCACGGTCCAACCGACGGCCATGCCTCATCGGCCGACGTGCATGAAGGTCAGCGGGCCGGTGTTTCCGCCGCGGCGGGCGCGGGGGCGTACCACTTCGCGTAGCACTGGTCAATGGCGTTGCGGAGCATGCGCTGGTGGGTGGCGGCGCTGGGGTGGATGCCGTCGCCGGCGAAGGTGCGGCCGGCGAACTCCACCCGGTCAAACGCGGCGTCGGGCATGGGGTAGTCCGGGTTGCCGCCGGGGAAGGGCGTGTAGTCGGGCGGGCCGCCGGGGGCGGGGGCGCCGGGGGGCGTGTTGAGGGCGTGTTGGGCGAGGCCGAAGTTGTGGACGTATTCGCAGCCCTCGATGCGTTTCGCCATCTCCATCTTGCGCCGCTCGACGGCGATGAGGCAGTCGTTCACCTGGCGCTGGGTCATGCCGTCAAAGGTGAAGCTCTGCCCGAGCAGGGCGAGCACCTCGCGGGCCGTGTCAGGGTTGAGGTAGTCGTAGCCGCCGATGACGACATGTTTCACCTGTGGCTGCTCCAGGCAGAACCGCACGATGGTCTCCACGTCCGCCGCGATGCTGTCCCACTCCTTTTCGCGCTGCTCCTCCGTCCACTCGGTGCACACGTTCCGGTCCTTGATCCGGCCCAGGATGTCGTTGCCGCCGATGATCAGGTGGATGCTGTCCACGGTGGGGTAGTGCCGGAGCTCCGACAGAATCTTCCGCTGGTACTCGCGGGTGGCGAACTGGTCGGCGCGTTTGCCGCCGAGGGCGGTTTTCTCGCCCACGCTGGTCACGCCGGGGATGCCGGCCCCGGCGAGCGCCGCCTCCATGACGCGGCCCTCCCAGATCCCCTGGGCCCAGCTGTCGCCCACGATCAGGATGCGCTCATCGCCCCGCGCGCAGGGAGCGCACGCCGCGAGGTAAACGCCCAGGGCGGCGAGCACCGCGCCGAGAAACACGCGTCGCACCATGGGGGGCCTCCTGCGGGCGGGGGCGGCGTCAGACGCCGGCCGTGTTGCCCAGCTGGTCAATCATGTTGATGAGGGGCAGGAAGAGGGAGACGAACAGCACGAGGACGGCGACGCCGATGATGACGGTGAAGACGGGCTGCAGCGCCTCGCCGAGCCCGGCGACGGCGATGTTCACCTCCTCCTCGTAGATGTCGGCGATCTGCCCGGCCACGGCGTCCACGCGGCCGGACTCCTCGCCGGTGACAAACATGTCCACCACCACCTCGGGGACGGCGCCGGAGGCGCGCATGGGCTGCTCGAGCCCGCCGCCCTGCTCCACGGAGCTGCGCATGTCCTGGAGCGCGCCGGCGACGAAGCGGTTGTGGATGGCGTTGCGCGTGAGGTCGAGGCTGGACATCATGGAGAGGCCGCTTCGCAGCAGGAGGCCGAGGGTGCGGCACATCTCCACGACGGCGTTCTTGTGGATGATGGGCCCGATCAGGGGGATGCGCAGTTTGGCCCGGTCGGCGGCGAGGCGGCGCAGGGGGCTGCGCACGAACCACAGCCGGTACGCGAAGACCACGGCCAGCAGGGCGGCCACGGGCGCCCACCACCCGGCACGGACCACCGCGGCCGCCGCGATGAGAAAGCGCGTCGGCCCGGGGATTTCCAGCCCCGCCCGGCCGAAGAAGTCGGCGAACACGGGCACCACGAAGGAGGAGATGACCAGCATCGCGCCGAAGCACGCGACCACCAGCAGGACGGGGTAGATCATCGCGCCGCGCACGCGCCTGCGCAGCAGCTCCCGCTTCGTGCGGTAGTCCACGAGGCGGTGAAGGACTGTGGTGAGCGTGCCGCTGGCCTCGCTCGCCTTCACCAGGCTCACAAACACCGTGTCAAAGTGGGCGGGATGCCCGTCAAAGGCCGTCCACAGCGGGTTGCCCTGCTCCACGGACGCCGCAATGTCCGCCACCAGCGCGCGCGCCGCCGGACGGCTGCCCCGCTCCTTGAGCGTGTTCAGCGCCTTCAGGATCGGCACCCCCGCCTCCAGCAGCATGATGAGCTGCCGCAGGAACACCGTCACGTCCGCGTGGCGCACTCCGCCCGAGGTGGCGAAAAATCCCGCCGGACCGCCCTTGGCCCCGCCCGAAACCGCCGCCGGCGCGGCCTTCTTCCTGCGTCCCAGCACGCTCCCCTTGCGGGGGGTGTCCTTTTCCTTGCCGCCGGATGTGTCCGCCATGGGAATCAGTCCTCCGTCACCGCGGGGGGGCCGCGTAGGGTTCATCCGTTCCATTCCAGTAGACAAACGAAGTCCCGCCGCCGTCCACCAGCGCCACGGCCTCCACCGCTGCGGGTGTCCGGTCCCGTTCGCCTCCCGCCGCCGCTTCCACCAGCGCCGCCCGCGCCGTGATGCGGAAGATCCGCCCCTCCGCCGGGGCAATTCCCCGGACGGCGTCCGCCGCCGGGTCGTCCGCCGCACCGGCGGCCGGGTCCATCTCCGCCATGGTCAGGCGCACGCGCACAAAGGTGTCGGGCAGGGGCTGCGGTGTCAGCGCGTTCCCCCCGGTTCCCCGGCCCGTCCGCGTGAGCGCCTGCACGGGCATCCGGAGCGTCCGGTCCGCCAGCCCGTCCAGCCCTCCGCCCGCCGCCAGGGTCCGCCGCAATTCTTCCGCCGCGCCGCGCACGGCCCCCGCCGCCGCCTCCTCCGTGCGGGCCTGGCGCGCGCGCAGGACGGCCGCGTCGTCCTCCAGGGTCATGGCGCGCACATAGGCCGCCCCCAGCACCGAGAAGAGCGCCAGCATGCCCAGCGCCATGAGCAGCGCCGCGCCGCGGCGGTTGGTTCCGGTATGTGGGCGCGGAGCGTTCATTTCACATGCAGCTCAAAGGTTGCGGTGCGGCTCAGGCCGGCGCCGGGGTCCGCCGGGTCCGCCATGCCCAGCGACACGGCGACCCATTCGGGCGGTTCCGGGGCGTTCCAGCCGCAGGTCATGTCCGGCGGATCGCCGCACATGACGCTCATGCTGAACACCCCCTCGGCGACGACCACGGAAGTCCCCGCCTGCGTGTCCGCGTCCGTGCCGCGCACCCTGCGCAGCAGGCGCGGCAGGGCCGTGTGGCGGTCAATCTCATACGTCACCACGGCCCGCTCAAAGCCCCCCGTCGCGGCGTTCTTCTGGACGATGGGAAAGGTGAGCTTGTCGTCGTTGGCCGCGGCCTCCGCCGCGCCGAAGGAATGGCGCGTCGTCTGGCACACGGACGAGAAGGCGCCCGCCCCGGTCCGGGGGGAAAGCATCCGGTCCAAGTCCTCCCGGATCGCGTCCAGCGCCGCCGAGGCCTGCGTGTCCAGCCGCTGTGTCCGGATGGCGGCGGTCCAGTGGTCCGCCACGCGGAAAAAGGCTGTCACCCCGATGGTGGACACCACCCCGAGCAGCGAAAGGGTCACCAGCAGCTCCATCAGCGTGAATCCGGCGCGGCGGCGGGTCATTGCGCGGCCTCCCCGTTCGCCGTGTCCGGCACCCAGGCGGTCAGCACGACGGCGGGGGAAGTCCCCCCGGCCCGCACGACCACGGTGACCTCGCGCACCGGCAGCGGGTTGTCCGGCGCGGGCTTCTGGACGAAAAGCCGCCAGGCGTACCGGCTGTGCCGCGCCTCCATGCGCTTCTTGGCCGCCTCCCCCGGCAGGAGCACCCGGGGCGGATTTGCCTGCGCCTTCCTCTCCGCCGGCAGCGCCACCTGCTGGAGACCGTCGCCTTCCGGCCACGGGTAGTCTCCGGGGTTGCGGGCCACATCGTCCAGCACCGACCGGGCGAGGTCCAGGCACGCCGACCGGTCGCGGGCATTGCGCGAGAGCGCGAGCGCCATGTCAAAGAAGCCGACAAAGACGGCCACGCCGACACTGATAACGGTCAGCGCCACCAGCATCTCAAGCAGGGTAAACCCCCTCCGCCGCCGAAAGAACGGCACCGATGAGAGGTTTTCCGCTGTGCCCGGGTGATGCATGAGTGTTCTGCCCAAACGCTTTCACAATCCTGCCGACGCCATCATAGGCAAACCCGCCCAAAATGTCAAAACGGGCGTTGGTCCGCTGATTGCCGGATAAGACGTTGTGAGAACCGAAGCCGTGGCGGGCACGAGATCGCCGCAGTCGCTGCGCTCCTTCGCGATGAGTTGGTATAAGCGGTCATTGCGAGCCCCAGACCGCCCCCGGGCGGGGATGTCGTTGAAGAAAGGCGTGTCAGGCATCAGATGTCGCGCGAGCCCCCGCACGTCCCTGGCGGGTCCGTCTGTTATGTGGAGTGCGGTGGCAGAGCGAAGCGGCGACACCGCTTTTCCCGGGGATGACCCATGCCGCACCCCTCCCGGCAGCTCTTTTCCGGGAACCAAAGCGGCGTCGCTGCCGCCGCACTCCAAAAGGAGACGCCGCGTGCCCCTCCCGTCTCGCCACGGCTTCGGCTCCCTCCATCGCCCAAACCGCGCGCCCCCTGGGCTCGCCAAGCTCCAGCTTGGCCTCTTGGGTTCTTCCGCGCGGGCCTGTTCGATCCGTGCTTCCCCGAAAGCCAAGGGGAAGCTTGGCGATCCCAGGGGCGCGGCCTCTCCAGCGAATCCGGTACTTTCTCAGCAGGAGGCCGCCCCGGCCGACGCGGCAATCTCTTGTCGGAAAGCCCCGGAACTCTCCGCATCTCATGGGTGAGTGAGCGCCTTTGACGGTGCCGGTGCTGTCATTGCGAATCCACGAGGCGTGCCTCTTCTCGAATTGTTGTCCGGTGGTTTGCATTTTCCGGCGGTCAGCCCCGCGGGCGGTGGGGGTCGTCCAGCCGCTGCTGCTCCGCCGCCAGAAGGGCCTCCAGGGAGGCGCGGGTCTCGGCGTGGGCCGGGTCGTCCGCCAGATTCCGCTGGTGCGGCGCAGGCCGGGACCCCGTCAGCGCCGTCACCGCCTCCGCATGGTGCTCCTCCAGCAGCTCCAGCGGGTTCTCCCGCAGGTTGAACAGCTGCGTCCGGCGCACGGACCCCTCCAGCACGTCATATTGGATGAGCTTCCAGTCCCCCCGCTTCACGCAGCGCATGCCCGGCTTCGTGCCGCCGCAGTAGGCCCCGTACAGGACCTCGCGCACCGTGTCCGCCCGTCCTCAAGAACCCGCGCCGCGAACACTGTGCCATCATTCCGTCTCCCGGTCCGGCCATGCCGGCAGTATGGGCAACCCACCCCCGGGCAGACACCTCCCCGCCACGGTGGAGGGGGGGCTCTTCGCGGCTCTGTGTCTCCGTGTGAGCCGCTCCGGAAGATACAGCGCGGAGGCCGCGGAGCCGCAGAGACCGGCCGCAGAGGAAAGCAGCCCATTGGCGCGGCGAGGATTGACATTGCCTGCATACTATGATAGCCTGCGGGTGGAAAGGCCGGGCCGTGGACAGCGCATTTTCGTCTGCGGTACCCTTGGGGACATTGCGGTGAGCACGACGATGAACACGAACGCCCTGCGGCTGGGGGTGAGGGGTCAGAGCGGGTTCCGCTTTGACAATGTGTCGGTCCATGCGCGGTCGCTGAATGCGGCGAAGAGCACGACCTATGCCTGCAACACGTCGAACCAGCTCGCGTCGAGCGTGACGAACGGCACCACCACCAATTACGCCTATGACGCCTGGGGACGGCTGCTCACCCGCACTGCGGGCACCGCCTCCGCCTCCTACGCCTACCGGGGTGACAAGCTCAAGCAGGTCACCTCCACCTTCCCCGGCGAGGCGTCCTCCGTCGCCATGAACTACGACGGCCTCGGCCGCCGCCGCAACCGCATGGCCAACGGCATCAACGTATTTGATTGTTGGTTTCTGGGAAGATGCCATGTTTGGTTCAGGGAGGTTCTGAGATGAAATTGATTCTTGGCACGGTGGTAGGGGTGGTTCTTCTTTTTGCCGCATCATCCTGCAGCGTTGGGATGGTGCATAATATCTCTTTGGTAAACGGGCTATATTTGGATGAGGTGGATGGACTGTGGATAATCTTAAAAGAGAAGAATAGGGGAATTGATGTCGTGTTGGGCCCGAACGTGATCGAGTATGGAGTTGTAAGCCGATATGTGTACGGTGTCTTGGCAGAAACCGGGGGCGAGTCCAAGGGATATAGACACGGGAAAGGATATTTCGTGATAGATTCTTCCGACCTAAAGATTCAAAAAGACATGACAAAGTCTGAGGTAGAACAACTATTGCGCAACGTTGCTGGAGAGGGGGAACCAATCGTATACAAGCGCGTTTCGTAGAGAAACAGGGGACGGTCCGCAGATTACGCAGATGTGCGCAGATGGGGAGGGTGGGGAGCCTGGGAACGCCGATCTCCCGATCGGCATTTGTGAAGACCGGCCAATCAGGAGATTGGCGTTCCCAGGGAGGCTTGTCTTTCTTCTCTCCGCGGCTCCGTGGCTCCGTGTGAGTCCCTCTGGAAAAAGAACAAATACGCGGACGGTCCGCAGATTACGCAGATGTGCGCAGATGGGGGATAAGAGGGGCCGGGTTTACTGCCCGTCGAGGTAGGCCTTGATGGCGTGGACGAACTCGTCGCCGAAGGCGTCGGCTTTTTTATGTCCCACGCCGCTGACCTCCAGGAAGGCTTCGCGGGTGGTGGGCTTGCGCCGCGCCATGTCGCGCAGGGCCGCGTCGCTGAAGATGATGAAGGGGAACACATGCATCTCCTCCGCCTTCTCGCGGCGCAGGCGGCGCAGTTCCTCGAACAGGACCGGATCGTGGGGCTCGACGTCGGGCCGTACCTTCGGGGCCACGCTCTTCCGCGCCGCCGGTTTGGCGGCGGTTTTGCGGACGGGCCCGGGGGCCGGTTCGGAGAGAAAGGGCGTCGCCTCGCCCCGGTGGAGTTCGGTGCCGGGGCCCGTGAGGCGCAGGATGTTGTACTCCCCCTCCTTGCGGAGGAAGCCCTGCGCGACGAGCT
Coding sequences within it:
- a CDS encoding rod shape-determining protein MreC, coding for MLNIGRILSEHRPVVVLAALVLACAVSLVRGTESSLVRRGVMRVVTTTAYPFQKARKAAADRLGSAYRYVSDYQGALAEAARLREETAKLKLDTARLAMLERENARLREMARYLRETPRLTLEPAAILETYKGMLRIDRGSRHGVRPATCVVGPQGVVGVVTETADFTSTVATLHHVDCRIGAMVLRNRVRAYDGVVQANGSDFNRICTMEYIDMKEDIRPGDVVVTSPESLFPPGLLIGRIGAVHDGGALWKSAEVVPAVNPYAVDEVFLIRRAVDDPEYVGGPAGDFLDLPPAPDAAASRAPETPDTRPLQERYAP
- a CDS encoding type II secretion system protein produces the protein MTRRRAGFTLMELLVTLSLLGVVSTIGVTAFFRVADHWTAAIRTQRLDTQASAALDAIREDLDRMLSPRTGAGAFSSVCQTTRHSFGAAEAAANDDKLTFPIVQKNAATGGFERAVVTYEIDRHTALPRLLRRVRGTDADTQAGTSVVVAEGVFSMSVMCGDPPDMTCGWNAPEPPEWVAVSLGMADPADPGAGLSRTATFELHVK
- a CDS encoding type II secretion system F family protein, which gives rise to MADTSGGKEKDTPRKGSVLGRRKKAAPAAVSGGAKGGPAGFFATSGGVRHADVTVFLRQLIMLLEAGVPILKALNTLKERGSRPAARALVADIAASVEQGNPLWTAFDGHPAHFDTVFVSLVKASEASGTLTTVLHRLVDYRTKRELLRRRVRGAMIYPVLLVVACFGAMLVISSFVVPVFADFFGRAGLEIPGPTRFLIAAAAVVRAGWWAPVAALLAVVFAYRLWFVRSPLRRLAADRAKLRIPLIGPIIHKNAVVEMCRTLGLLLRSGLSMMSSLDLTRNAIHNRFVAGALQDMRSSVEQGGGLEQPMRASGAVPEVVVDMFVTGEESGRVDAVAGQIADIYEEEVNIAVAGLGEALQPVFTVIIGVAVLVLFVSLFLPLINMIDQLGNTAGV
- a CDS encoding prepilin-type N-terminal cleavage/methylation domain-containing protein, with the protein product MPFFRRRRGFTLLEMLVALTVISVGVAVFVGFFDMALALSRNARDRSACLDLARSVLDDVARNPGDYPWPEGDGLQQVALPAERKAQANPPRVLLPGEAAKKRMEARHSRYAWRLFVQKPAPDNPLPVREVTVVVRAGGTSPAVVLTAWVPDTANGEAAQ
- a CDS encoding rod shape-determining protein; amino-acid sequence: MLRYLPGLFSHDMAIDLGTANTLVYVKGQGIVLSEPSVVAINKDTGLPRAVGNEAKHMIGRTPGNIVAIRPMKDGVIADFEITEVMLRYFIHKVHNRRRLAWPRVAVSVPSGITAVERRAVVESAVQAGAKKVYIIEEPMAAAIGAGLPVQEPQGCMIVDIGGGTTEVAVISLGGIVFAKSVRVAGDGMDQAVIQHLKRTYNMMVGERTAEDIKIAIGSAFPLKEELEMQVKGRDQVMGLPKVITITSEEIREALQEPVSAIVDAVRVTLERTPPELSADIVDRGVVLAGGGALLRGLDELIHKETGLHVTVAEDPLGAVVLGGGKFLEELKHFKPEEV